A region of Ictidomys tridecemlineatus isolate mIctTri1 chromosome 4, mIctTri1.hap1, whole genome shotgun sequence DNA encodes the following proteins:
- the Traf2 gene encoding TNF receptor-associated factor 2 isoform X6: MGGDSSGPQNCAACVHEGIYEEGISILESSSAFPDNAARREVESLPAVCPNDGCTWKGTLKEYESCHEGLCPFLLTECPACKGLVRLGEKERHVEQECPERNLNCQHCQEPCGHADLEAHHEVCPKFPLTCEGCGKKKIPREKFHDHVRTCGKCRVPCRFHSVGCPEMMEAEELQEHEAYQLREHLALVLSSLLEAQTLPGVQNQVGPQLLQRCQTLEQKTTTFENIVCVLNREVERVAVTAEACSRQHRLDQDKIEALSNKVQQLERSIGLKDLAMADLEQKVLELEASTYDGVFIWKISDFARKRQEAVAGRTPAIFSPVAAESREDGFQVLCLGLCSGDCVWPAFLFRARNQNYGEAGGAFYTSRYGYKMCLRVYLNGDGTGRGTHLSLFFVVMKGPNDALLRWPFNQKVTLMLLDQNNREHVIDAFRPDITSSSFQRPVSDMNIASGCPLFCPVSKMEAKNSYVRDDAIFIKAIVDLTGL; the protein is encoded by the exons ATGGGTGGGGACAG CTCTGGGCCTCAGAATTGCGCTGCCTGTGTTCATGAGGGCATATATGAAGAAGGCATTTCTATTTTAGAAAGCAGTTCG GCTTTCCCAGATAATGCTGCCCGCAGGGAGGTGGAGAGCCTGCCGGCCGTCTGTCCCAATGATGGGTGCACTTGGAAGGGGACCCTGAAAGAATATGAG AGCTGCCACGAAGGACTCTGCCCCTTCCTCCTGACTGAGTGCCCTGCATGTAAAGGCCTGGTCCGCCTTGGGGAGAAGGAGCGCCATGTGGAACAGGAATGCCCAGAGAGGAACCTGAACTGCCAGCACTGCCAGGAGCCCTGTGGCCATGCTGACCTGGAG GCACACCATGAAGTCTGCCCCAAGTTCCCTTTGACCTGTGAAGGCTGTGGCAAAAAGAAGATCCCTCGGGAGAAG TTTCATGACCACGTCAGGACGTGTGGCAAGTGCCGGGTCCCCTGCAGATTCCATTCTGTTGGCTGCCCTGAGATG ATGGAGGCTGAGGAGCTGCAGGAGCATGAGGCATATCAGCTGCGGGAGCATCTGGCCCTGGTGCTGAGCTCCCTCCTGGAGGCACAGACTCTCCCTGGGGTCCAGAACCAGGTAGGACCACAGCTGCTGCAGCGGTGTCAGACCCTGGAGCAAAAGACGACCACCTTTGAGAACATCGTCTGTGTCCTGAACCGAGAGGTGGAGAGGGTGGCTGTGACTGCTGAGGCCTGCAGCCGGCAACACCGGTTAGACCAGGACAAGATTGAAGCCCTGAGTAACAAG GTGCAGCAGCTGGAGAGGAGCATTGGCCTGAAAGACCTGGCCATGGCTGACCTGGAGCAGAAGGTCCTGGAGTTGGAGGCATCCACCTACGATGGGGTCTTTATATGGAAGATCTCAGACTTTGCCAGGAAGCGCCAGGAGGCTGTGGCTGGCCGTACACCTGCCATCTTCTCCCCAG TTGCTGCGGAAAGCAGGGAAGATGGTTTTCAAGTGTTATGCCTGGGGCTCTGCTCTGGGGACTGTGTTTGGCCTGCATTCCTCTTCAGAGCCCGAAACCAGAACtatggagaagcaggaggag CCTTCTACACCAGCAGGTATGGCTACAAGATGTGTCTTCGAGTCTACCTGAACGGTGATGGCACCGGAAGAGGAACACATCTGTCTCTCTTCTTTGTGGTGATGAAAGGCCCCAATGATGCCCTCCTGCGGTGGCCCTTCAACCAGAAG GTGACGTTGATGCTGCTGGACCAGAACAACCGGGAGCACGTGATCGATGCCTTCAGGCCCGACATAACCTCATCCTCCTTCCAGAGGCCAGTCAGCGACATGAACATTGCCAGTGGCTGCCCCCTCTTCTGCCCTGTGTCCAAGATGGAGGCCAAGAATTCCTACGTGCGAGATGATGCCATCTTCATCAAGGCCATTGTGGACCTGACTGGGCTGTAG
- the Traf2 gene encoding TNF receptor-associated factor 2 isoform X4, whose product MAAASVTPPGSLDLLQPGFSKTLLGTKLEAKYLCSACRNVLRRPFQAQCGHRYCSFCLTSILSSSGPQNCAACVHEGIYEEGISILESSSAFPDNAARREVESLPAVCPNDGCTWKGTLKEYESCHEGLCPFLLTECPACKGLVRLGEKERHVEQECPERNLNCQHCQEPCGHADLEAHHEVCPKFPLTCEGCGKKKIPREKFHDHVRTCGKCRVPCRFHSVGCPEMMEAEELQEHEAYQLREHLALVLSSLLEAQTLPGVQNQVGPQLLQRCQTLEQKTTTFENIVCVLNREVERVAVTAEACSRQHRLDQDKIEALSNKVQQLERSIGLKDLAMADLEQKVLELEASTYDGVFIWKISDFARKRQEAVAGRTPAIFSPAFYTSRYGYKMCLRVYLNGDGTGRGTHLSLFFVVMKGPNDALLRWPFNQKVTLMLLDQNNREHVIDAFRPDITSSSFQRPVSDMNIASGCPLFCPVSKMEAKNSYVRDDAIFIKAIVDLTGL is encoded by the exons ATGGCTGCAGCCAGTGTGACACCCCCTGGCTCCCTAGATCTGCTGCAGCCCGGCTTCTCCAAGACCCTCCTCGGGACCAAGCTAGAGGCCAAGTATTTGTGCTCTGCCTGCAGAAATGTCCTACGGAGGCCCTTCCAGGCCCAGTGTGGCCATCGCTACTGCTCATTCTGTCTAACCAGCATCCTCAG CAGCTCTGGGCCTCAGAATTGCGCTGCCTGTGTTCATGAGGGCATATATGAAGAAGGCATTTCTATTTTAGAAAGCAGTTCG GCTTTCCCAGATAATGCTGCCCGCAGGGAGGTGGAGAGCCTGCCGGCCGTCTGTCCCAATGATGGGTGCACTTGGAAGGGGACCCTGAAAGAATATGAG AGCTGCCACGAAGGACTCTGCCCCTTCCTCCTGACTGAGTGCCCTGCATGTAAAGGCCTGGTCCGCCTTGGGGAGAAGGAGCGCCATGTGGAACAGGAATGCCCAGAGAGGAACCTGAACTGCCAGCACTGCCAGGAGCCCTGTGGCCATGCTGACCTGGAG GCACACCATGAAGTCTGCCCCAAGTTCCCTTTGACCTGTGAAGGCTGTGGCAAAAAGAAGATCCCTCGGGAGAAG TTTCATGACCACGTCAGGACGTGTGGCAAGTGCCGGGTCCCCTGCAGATTCCATTCTGTTGGCTGCCCTGAGATG ATGGAGGCTGAGGAGCTGCAGGAGCATGAGGCATATCAGCTGCGGGAGCATCTGGCCCTGGTGCTGAGCTCCCTCCTGGAGGCACAGACTCTCCCTGGGGTCCAGAACCAGGTAGGACCACAGCTGCTGCAGCGGTGTCAGACCCTGGAGCAAAAGACGACCACCTTTGAGAACATCGTCTGTGTCCTGAACCGAGAGGTGGAGAGGGTGGCTGTGACTGCTGAGGCCTGCAGCCGGCAACACCGGTTAGACCAGGACAAGATTGAAGCCCTGAGTAACAAG GTGCAGCAGCTGGAGAGGAGCATTGGCCTGAAAGACCTGGCCATGGCTGACCTGGAGCAGAAGGTCCTGGAGTTGGAGGCATCCACCTACGATGGGGTCTTTATATGGAAGATCTCAGACTTTGCCAGGAAGCGCCAGGAGGCTGTGGCTGGCCGTACACCTGCCATCTTCTCCCCAG CCTTCTACACCAGCAGGTATGGCTACAAGATGTGTCTTCGAGTCTACCTGAACGGTGATGGCACCGGAAGAGGAACACATCTGTCTCTCTTCTTTGTGGTGATGAAAGGCCCCAATGATGCCCTCCTGCGGTGGCCCTTCAACCAGAAG GTGACGTTGATGCTGCTGGACCAGAACAACCGGGAGCACGTGATCGATGCCTTCAGGCCCGACATAACCTCATCCTCCTTCCAGAGGCCAGTCAGCGACATGAACATTGCCAGTGGCTGCCCCCTCTTCTGCCCTGTGTCCAAGATGGAGGCCAAGAATTCCTACGTGCGAGATGATGCCATCTTCATCAAGGCCATTGTGGACCTGACTGGGCTGTAG
- the Traf2 gene encoding TNF receptor-associated factor 2 isoform X5, with translation MAAASVTPPGSLDLLQPGFSKTLLGTKLEAKYLCSACRNVLRRPFQAQCGHRYCSFCLTSILSSGPQNCAACVHEGIYEEGISILESSSAFPDNAARREVESLPAVCPNDGCTWKGTLKEYESCHEGLCPFLLTECPACKGLVRLGEKERHVEQECPERNLNCQHCQEPCGHADLEAHHEVCPKFPLTCEGCGKKKIPREKFHDHVRTCGKCRVPCRFHSVGCPEMMEAEELQEHEAYQLREHLALVLSSLLEAQTLPGVQNQVGPQLLQRCQTLEQKTTTFENIVCVLNREVERVAVTAEACSRQHRLDQDKIEALSNKVQQLERSIGLKDLAMADLEQKVLELEASTYDGVFIWKISDFARKRQEAVAGRTPAIFSPAFYTSRYGYKMCLRVYLNGDGTGRGTHLSLFFVVMKGPNDALLRWPFNQKVTLMLLDQNNREHVIDAFRPDITSSSFQRPVSDMNIASGCPLFCPVSKMEAKNSYVRDDAIFIKAIVDLTGL, from the exons ATGGCTGCAGCCAGTGTGACACCCCCTGGCTCCCTAGATCTGCTGCAGCCCGGCTTCTCCAAGACCCTCCTCGGGACCAAGCTAGAGGCCAAGTATTTGTGCTCTGCCTGCAGAAATGTCCTACGGAGGCCCTTCCAGGCCCAGTGTGGCCATCGCTACTGCTCATTCTGTCTAACCAGCATCCTCAG CTCTGGGCCTCAGAATTGCGCTGCCTGTGTTCATGAGGGCATATATGAAGAAGGCATTTCTATTTTAGAAAGCAGTTCG GCTTTCCCAGATAATGCTGCCCGCAGGGAGGTGGAGAGCCTGCCGGCCGTCTGTCCCAATGATGGGTGCACTTGGAAGGGGACCCTGAAAGAATATGAG AGCTGCCACGAAGGACTCTGCCCCTTCCTCCTGACTGAGTGCCCTGCATGTAAAGGCCTGGTCCGCCTTGGGGAGAAGGAGCGCCATGTGGAACAGGAATGCCCAGAGAGGAACCTGAACTGCCAGCACTGCCAGGAGCCCTGTGGCCATGCTGACCTGGAG GCACACCATGAAGTCTGCCCCAAGTTCCCTTTGACCTGTGAAGGCTGTGGCAAAAAGAAGATCCCTCGGGAGAAG TTTCATGACCACGTCAGGACGTGTGGCAAGTGCCGGGTCCCCTGCAGATTCCATTCTGTTGGCTGCCCTGAGATG ATGGAGGCTGAGGAGCTGCAGGAGCATGAGGCATATCAGCTGCGGGAGCATCTGGCCCTGGTGCTGAGCTCCCTCCTGGAGGCACAGACTCTCCCTGGGGTCCAGAACCAGGTAGGACCACAGCTGCTGCAGCGGTGTCAGACCCTGGAGCAAAAGACGACCACCTTTGAGAACATCGTCTGTGTCCTGAACCGAGAGGTGGAGAGGGTGGCTGTGACTGCTGAGGCCTGCAGCCGGCAACACCGGTTAGACCAGGACAAGATTGAAGCCCTGAGTAACAAG GTGCAGCAGCTGGAGAGGAGCATTGGCCTGAAAGACCTGGCCATGGCTGACCTGGAGCAGAAGGTCCTGGAGTTGGAGGCATCCACCTACGATGGGGTCTTTATATGGAAGATCTCAGACTTTGCCAGGAAGCGCCAGGAGGCTGTGGCTGGCCGTACACCTGCCATCTTCTCCCCAG CCTTCTACACCAGCAGGTATGGCTACAAGATGTGTCTTCGAGTCTACCTGAACGGTGATGGCACCGGAAGAGGAACACATCTGTCTCTCTTCTTTGTGGTGATGAAAGGCCCCAATGATGCCCTCCTGCGGTGGCCCTTCAACCAGAAG GTGACGTTGATGCTGCTGGACCAGAACAACCGGGAGCACGTGATCGATGCCTTCAGGCCCGACATAACCTCATCCTCCTTCCAGAGGCCAGTCAGCGACATGAACATTGCCAGTGGCTGCCCCCTCTTCTGCCCTGTGTCCAAGATGGAGGCCAAGAATTCCTACGTGCGAGATGATGCCATCTTCATCAAGGCCATTGTGGACCTGACTGGGCTGTAG
- the Traf2 gene encoding TNF receptor-associated factor 2 isoform X3: MAAASVTPPGSLDLLQPGFSKTLLGTKLEAKYLCSACRNVLRRPFQAQCGHRYCSFCLTSILSSSGPQNCAACVHEGIYEEGISILESSSAFPDNAARREVESLPAVCPNDGCTWKGTLKEYESCHEGLCPFLLTECPACKGLVRLGEKERHVEQECPERNLNCQHCQEPCGHADLEFHDHVRTCGKCRVPCRFHSVGCPEMMEAEELQEHEAYQLREHLALVLSSLLEAQTLPGVQNQVGPQLLQRCQTLEQKTTTFENIVCVLNREVERVAVTAEACSRQHRLDQDKIEALSNKVQQLERSIGLKDLAMADLEQKVLELEASTYDGVFIWKISDFARKRQEAVAGRTPAIFSPVAAESREDGFQVLCLGLCSGDCVWPAFLFRARNQNYGEAGGAFYTSRYGYKMCLRVYLNGDGTGRGTHLSLFFVVMKGPNDALLRWPFNQKVTLMLLDQNNREHVIDAFRPDITSSSFQRPVSDMNIASGCPLFCPVSKMEAKNSYVRDDAIFIKAIVDLTGL, from the exons ATGGCTGCAGCCAGTGTGACACCCCCTGGCTCCCTAGATCTGCTGCAGCCCGGCTTCTCCAAGACCCTCCTCGGGACCAAGCTAGAGGCCAAGTATTTGTGCTCTGCCTGCAGAAATGTCCTACGGAGGCCCTTCCAGGCCCAGTGTGGCCATCGCTACTGCTCATTCTGTCTAACCAGCATCCTCAG CAGCTCTGGGCCTCAGAATTGCGCTGCCTGTGTTCATGAGGGCATATATGAAGAAGGCATTTCTATTTTAGAAAGCAGTTCG GCTTTCCCAGATAATGCTGCCCGCAGGGAGGTGGAGAGCCTGCCGGCCGTCTGTCCCAATGATGGGTGCACTTGGAAGGGGACCCTGAAAGAATATGAG AGCTGCCACGAAGGACTCTGCCCCTTCCTCCTGACTGAGTGCCCTGCATGTAAAGGCCTGGTCCGCCTTGGGGAGAAGGAGCGCCATGTGGAACAGGAATGCCCAGAGAGGAACCTGAACTGCCAGCACTGCCAGGAGCCCTGTGGCCATGCTGACCTGGAG TTTCATGACCACGTCAGGACGTGTGGCAAGTGCCGGGTCCCCTGCAGATTCCATTCTGTTGGCTGCCCTGAGATG ATGGAGGCTGAGGAGCTGCAGGAGCATGAGGCATATCAGCTGCGGGAGCATCTGGCCCTGGTGCTGAGCTCCCTCCTGGAGGCACAGACTCTCCCTGGGGTCCAGAACCAGGTAGGACCACAGCTGCTGCAGCGGTGTCAGACCCTGGAGCAAAAGACGACCACCTTTGAGAACATCGTCTGTGTCCTGAACCGAGAGGTGGAGAGGGTGGCTGTGACTGCTGAGGCCTGCAGCCGGCAACACCGGTTAGACCAGGACAAGATTGAAGCCCTGAGTAACAAG GTGCAGCAGCTGGAGAGGAGCATTGGCCTGAAAGACCTGGCCATGGCTGACCTGGAGCAGAAGGTCCTGGAGTTGGAGGCATCCACCTACGATGGGGTCTTTATATGGAAGATCTCAGACTTTGCCAGGAAGCGCCAGGAGGCTGTGGCTGGCCGTACACCTGCCATCTTCTCCCCAG TTGCTGCGGAAAGCAGGGAAGATGGTTTTCAAGTGTTATGCCTGGGGCTCTGCTCTGGGGACTGTGTTTGGCCTGCATTCCTCTTCAGAGCCCGAAACCAGAACtatggagaagcaggaggag CCTTCTACACCAGCAGGTATGGCTACAAGATGTGTCTTCGAGTCTACCTGAACGGTGATGGCACCGGAAGAGGAACACATCTGTCTCTCTTCTTTGTGGTGATGAAAGGCCCCAATGATGCCCTCCTGCGGTGGCCCTTCAACCAGAAG GTGACGTTGATGCTGCTGGACCAGAACAACCGGGAGCACGTGATCGATGCCTTCAGGCCCGACATAACCTCATCCTCCTTCCAGAGGCCAGTCAGCGACATGAACATTGCCAGTGGCTGCCCCCTCTTCTGCCCTGTGTCCAAGATGGAGGCCAAGAATTCCTACGTGCGAGATGATGCCATCTTCATCAAGGCCATTGTGGACCTGACTGGGCTGTAG
- the Traf2 gene encoding TNF receptor-associated factor 2 isoform X1, translating into MAAASVTPPGSLDLLQPGFSKTLLGTKLEAKYLCSACRNVLRRPFQAQCGHRYCSFCLTSILSSSGPQNCAACVHEGIYEEGISILESSSAFPDNAARREVESLPAVCPNDGCTWKGTLKEYESCHEGLCPFLLTECPACKGLVRLGEKERHVEQECPERNLNCQHCQEPCGHADLEAHHEVCPKFPLTCEGCGKKKIPREKFHDHVRTCGKCRVPCRFHSVGCPEMMEAEELQEHEAYQLREHLALVLSSLLEAQTLPGVQNQVGPQLLQRCQTLEQKTTTFENIVCVLNREVERVAVTAEACSRQHRLDQDKIEALSNKVQQLERSIGLKDLAMADLEQKVLELEASTYDGVFIWKISDFARKRQEAVAGRTPAIFSPVAAESREDGFQVLCLGLCSGDCVWPAFLFRARNQNYGEAGGAFYTSRYGYKMCLRVYLNGDGTGRGTHLSLFFVVMKGPNDALLRWPFNQKVTLMLLDQNNREHVIDAFRPDITSSSFQRPVSDMNIASGCPLFCPVSKMEAKNSYVRDDAIFIKAIVDLTGL; encoded by the exons ATGGCTGCAGCCAGTGTGACACCCCCTGGCTCCCTAGATCTGCTGCAGCCCGGCTTCTCCAAGACCCTCCTCGGGACCAAGCTAGAGGCCAAGTATTTGTGCTCTGCCTGCAGAAATGTCCTACGGAGGCCCTTCCAGGCCCAGTGTGGCCATCGCTACTGCTCATTCTGTCTAACCAGCATCCTCAG CAGCTCTGGGCCTCAGAATTGCGCTGCCTGTGTTCATGAGGGCATATATGAAGAAGGCATTTCTATTTTAGAAAGCAGTTCG GCTTTCCCAGATAATGCTGCCCGCAGGGAGGTGGAGAGCCTGCCGGCCGTCTGTCCCAATGATGGGTGCACTTGGAAGGGGACCCTGAAAGAATATGAG AGCTGCCACGAAGGACTCTGCCCCTTCCTCCTGACTGAGTGCCCTGCATGTAAAGGCCTGGTCCGCCTTGGGGAGAAGGAGCGCCATGTGGAACAGGAATGCCCAGAGAGGAACCTGAACTGCCAGCACTGCCAGGAGCCCTGTGGCCATGCTGACCTGGAG GCACACCATGAAGTCTGCCCCAAGTTCCCTTTGACCTGTGAAGGCTGTGGCAAAAAGAAGATCCCTCGGGAGAAG TTTCATGACCACGTCAGGACGTGTGGCAAGTGCCGGGTCCCCTGCAGATTCCATTCTGTTGGCTGCCCTGAGATG ATGGAGGCTGAGGAGCTGCAGGAGCATGAGGCATATCAGCTGCGGGAGCATCTGGCCCTGGTGCTGAGCTCCCTCCTGGAGGCACAGACTCTCCCTGGGGTCCAGAACCAGGTAGGACCACAGCTGCTGCAGCGGTGTCAGACCCTGGAGCAAAAGACGACCACCTTTGAGAACATCGTCTGTGTCCTGAACCGAGAGGTGGAGAGGGTGGCTGTGACTGCTGAGGCCTGCAGCCGGCAACACCGGTTAGACCAGGACAAGATTGAAGCCCTGAGTAACAAG GTGCAGCAGCTGGAGAGGAGCATTGGCCTGAAAGACCTGGCCATGGCTGACCTGGAGCAGAAGGTCCTGGAGTTGGAGGCATCCACCTACGATGGGGTCTTTATATGGAAGATCTCAGACTTTGCCAGGAAGCGCCAGGAGGCTGTGGCTGGCCGTACACCTGCCATCTTCTCCCCAG TTGCTGCGGAAAGCAGGGAAGATGGTTTTCAAGTGTTATGCCTGGGGCTCTGCTCTGGGGACTGTGTTTGGCCTGCATTCCTCTTCAGAGCCCGAAACCAGAACtatggagaagcaggaggag CCTTCTACACCAGCAGGTATGGCTACAAGATGTGTCTTCGAGTCTACCTGAACGGTGATGGCACCGGAAGAGGAACACATCTGTCTCTCTTCTTTGTGGTGATGAAAGGCCCCAATGATGCCCTCCTGCGGTGGCCCTTCAACCAGAAG GTGACGTTGATGCTGCTGGACCAGAACAACCGGGAGCACGTGATCGATGCCTTCAGGCCCGACATAACCTCATCCTCCTTCCAGAGGCCAGTCAGCGACATGAACATTGCCAGTGGCTGCCCCCTCTTCTGCCCTGTGTCCAAGATGGAGGCCAAGAATTCCTACGTGCGAGATGATGCCATCTTCATCAAGGCCATTGTGGACCTGACTGGGCTGTAG
- the Traf2 gene encoding TNF receptor-associated factor 2 isoform X2 gives MAAASVTPPGSLDLLQPGFSKTLLGTKLEAKYLCSACRNVLRRPFQAQCGHRYCSFCLTSILSSGPQNCAACVHEGIYEEGISILESSSAFPDNAARREVESLPAVCPNDGCTWKGTLKEYESCHEGLCPFLLTECPACKGLVRLGEKERHVEQECPERNLNCQHCQEPCGHADLEAHHEVCPKFPLTCEGCGKKKIPREKFHDHVRTCGKCRVPCRFHSVGCPEMMEAEELQEHEAYQLREHLALVLSSLLEAQTLPGVQNQVGPQLLQRCQTLEQKTTTFENIVCVLNREVERVAVTAEACSRQHRLDQDKIEALSNKVQQLERSIGLKDLAMADLEQKVLELEASTYDGVFIWKISDFARKRQEAVAGRTPAIFSPVAAESREDGFQVLCLGLCSGDCVWPAFLFRARNQNYGEAGGAFYTSRYGYKMCLRVYLNGDGTGRGTHLSLFFVVMKGPNDALLRWPFNQKVTLMLLDQNNREHVIDAFRPDITSSSFQRPVSDMNIASGCPLFCPVSKMEAKNSYVRDDAIFIKAIVDLTGL, from the exons ATGGCTGCAGCCAGTGTGACACCCCCTGGCTCCCTAGATCTGCTGCAGCCCGGCTTCTCCAAGACCCTCCTCGGGACCAAGCTAGAGGCCAAGTATTTGTGCTCTGCCTGCAGAAATGTCCTACGGAGGCCCTTCCAGGCCCAGTGTGGCCATCGCTACTGCTCATTCTGTCTAACCAGCATCCTCAG CTCTGGGCCTCAGAATTGCGCTGCCTGTGTTCATGAGGGCATATATGAAGAAGGCATTTCTATTTTAGAAAGCAGTTCG GCTTTCCCAGATAATGCTGCCCGCAGGGAGGTGGAGAGCCTGCCGGCCGTCTGTCCCAATGATGGGTGCACTTGGAAGGGGACCCTGAAAGAATATGAG AGCTGCCACGAAGGACTCTGCCCCTTCCTCCTGACTGAGTGCCCTGCATGTAAAGGCCTGGTCCGCCTTGGGGAGAAGGAGCGCCATGTGGAACAGGAATGCCCAGAGAGGAACCTGAACTGCCAGCACTGCCAGGAGCCCTGTGGCCATGCTGACCTGGAG GCACACCATGAAGTCTGCCCCAAGTTCCCTTTGACCTGTGAAGGCTGTGGCAAAAAGAAGATCCCTCGGGAGAAG TTTCATGACCACGTCAGGACGTGTGGCAAGTGCCGGGTCCCCTGCAGATTCCATTCTGTTGGCTGCCCTGAGATG ATGGAGGCTGAGGAGCTGCAGGAGCATGAGGCATATCAGCTGCGGGAGCATCTGGCCCTGGTGCTGAGCTCCCTCCTGGAGGCACAGACTCTCCCTGGGGTCCAGAACCAGGTAGGACCACAGCTGCTGCAGCGGTGTCAGACCCTGGAGCAAAAGACGACCACCTTTGAGAACATCGTCTGTGTCCTGAACCGAGAGGTGGAGAGGGTGGCTGTGACTGCTGAGGCCTGCAGCCGGCAACACCGGTTAGACCAGGACAAGATTGAAGCCCTGAGTAACAAG GTGCAGCAGCTGGAGAGGAGCATTGGCCTGAAAGACCTGGCCATGGCTGACCTGGAGCAGAAGGTCCTGGAGTTGGAGGCATCCACCTACGATGGGGTCTTTATATGGAAGATCTCAGACTTTGCCAGGAAGCGCCAGGAGGCTGTGGCTGGCCGTACACCTGCCATCTTCTCCCCAG TTGCTGCGGAAAGCAGGGAAGATGGTTTTCAAGTGTTATGCCTGGGGCTCTGCTCTGGGGACTGTGTTTGGCCTGCATTCCTCTTCAGAGCCCGAAACCAGAACtatggagaagcaggaggag CCTTCTACACCAGCAGGTATGGCTACAAGATGTGTCTTCGAGTCTACCTGAACGGTGATGGCACCGGAAGAGGAACACATCTGTCTCTCTTCTTTGTGGTGATGAAAGGCCCCAATGATGCCCTCCTGCGGTGGCCCTTCAACCAGAAG GTGACGTTGATGCTGCTGGACCAGAACAACCGGGAGCACGTGATCGATGCCTTCAGGCCCGACATAACCTCATCCTCCTTCCAGAGGCCAGTCAGCGACATGAACATTGCCAGTGGCTGCCCCCTCTTCTGCCCTGTGTCCAAGATGGAGGCCAAGAATTCCTACGTGCGAGATGATGCCATCTTCATCAAGGCCATTGTGGACCTGACTGGGCTGTAG